A genomic segment from Anaerobacillus sp. CMMVII encodes:
- a CDS encoding nucleoside triphosphate pyrophosphohydrolase, giving the protein MPTYNKLVRDRIPEIIEETGKKYTTSILNDEQYITELKKKSFEELEEYVNTKTDEDALEELADVLEIVHALAVCHGSSIEEVEKIREKKAEKRGGFKEKIFLIEVEDD; this is encoded by the coding sequence ATGCCTACATATAACAAATTAGTGAGAGATCGTATTCCTGAGATTATTGAAGAAACGGGGAAGAAATACACAACGTCCATTTTAAACGACGAGCAATACATAACGGAGTTAAAGAAAAAGAGTTTTGAAGAACTTGAGGAGTATGTCAATACAAAAACAGATGAGGATGCGCTTGAAGAATTAGCGGATGTTCTAGAAATAGTCCATGCATTAGCAGTTTGTCATGGATCCTCTATTGAAGAAGTGGAAAAGATCCGTGAAAAAAAAGCAGAAAAACGTGGCGGCTTTAAGGAAAAAATCTTTTTAATAGAGGTTGAGGATGACTAA
- a CDS encoding HIT family protein: MNKACPFCTPDNIVLSNDLAFAIFDIYPVNRGHLLIIPKRHVSDFFDTTIEEREAINELLEQGKALLGEQHSPDGYNIGINCGETAGQTIFHVHVHLIPRYKGDMENPRGGVRGVIPEKRNY; this comes from the coding sequence ATGAACAAAGCCTGCCCATTCTGCACCCCAGATAACATAGTGCTATCCAACGACTTAGCATTCGCCATTTTTGATATTTATCCAGTTAATAGGGGACATCTGTTGATCATTCCAAAACGTCATGTCAGTGATTTCTTTGATACCACAATCGAAGAACGGGAAGCTATCAATGAACTCTTGGAACAAGGAAAAGCATTATTAGGAGAACAACACTCGCCAGATGGTTACAACATTGGTATTAACTGTGGGGAAACAGCTGGACAAACGATTTTCCATGTTCATGTTCATTTAATTCCTCGCTACAAAGGAGATATGGAAAACCCACGTGGTGGCGTCCGAGGAGTTATACCTGAAAAGAGAAACTATTAA
- a CDS encoding McrC family protein, whose protein sequence is MKKISIREAYDWLYLGEHVSQTEWDELLLFLQERYMTFVEIGYGKIRWINLVGVIQLSTVRIEILPKIVIDGESEEKNRFALLNMLSITKTLPVTLNDETKSQIAKADLLHVFAHLYIQLLLKELRRGIYKEYKLKQENSKTLKGRFLLSEHIRQNSYHSVNAFCEYDEFQEDVLLNQILKRALMVLFPYISKTAMKVEMMFLMDILKDVSQVAIHQNELDSVSLHRQNNRFEQVLTLAKLILSNGMMTSKYSNRNSFSLLFEMNQLFESYIDVAFRHLSYTNELDVRAQHEEKRLLVNVYSGLENIKLKPDFVLTTASSQLIVDTKWKSIVREGRLTYQQSDLYQMYAYVTSYEHAQKCVLLYPRTEEAQFPKWQVPDTEKFIEINTVRLNTFQDTLEDLEQIL, encoded by the coding sequence ATGAAGAAAATCAGCATCCGTGAGGCCTATGACTGGCTATACCTTGGCGAACATGTAAGTCAAACAGAATGGGATGAACTTCTTTTATTTTTACAAGAGCGTTATATGACCTTTGTTGAGATCGGATATGGAAAAATACGGTGGATAAACCTTGTCGGGGTCATTCAGCTTTCAACTGTTCGGATTGAAATATTGCCGAAGATCGTTATTGATGGGGAATCAGAAGAAAAAAATCGTTTTGCTTTACTGAATATGTTAAGTATTACTAAAACGTTACCAGTAACACTGAACGATGAGACGAAAAGTCAGATAGCAAAAGCTGACTTACTTCATGTTTTTGCTCATCTATATATTCAGCTGCTATTAAAAGAGTTAAGGCGGGGGATTTACAAAGAATACAAATTAAAGCAGGAAAACTCGAAAACTTTAAAGGGACGTTTTCTTTTAAGTGAACATATAAGGCAAAATAGCTATCATTCTGTTAATGCCTTCTGTGAATACGATGAATTTCAAGAAGACGTATTATTAAATCAAATTCTAAAAAGGGCTTTAATGGTGTTATTTCCCTATATCTCTAAAACTGCCATGAAAGTAGAAATGATGTTTTTAATGGATATACTCAAAGATGTTTCACAAGTGGCCATTCATCAAAATGAGTTAGATTCCGTTTCCCTTCATCGACAAAACAATCGATTTGAACAAGTACTCACTCTCGCAAAACTAATACTATCTAATGGTATGATGACATCTAAATACAGCAATAGAAATAGTTTTTCTTTACTGTTCGAGATGAACCAACTATTTGAATCGTATATTGATGTTGCTTTTCGTCATCTCTCTTACACAAATGAACTAGATGTGAGGGCACAGCATGAGGAAAAACGCTTATTAGTAAATGTTTATTCAGGCTTGGAAAATATTAAATTGAAACCAGACTTTGTCCTAACTACAGCTAGTTCGCAGCTAATTGTGGATACAAAATGGAAAAGCATTGTTAGAGAAGGCAGACTTACTTACCAGCAAAGTGACCTGTATCAAATGTATGCATATGTTACCTCTTACGAACATGCACAAAAATGCGTGTTACTGTATCCTAGAACTGAAGAGGCTCAATTTCCTAAATGGCAAGTTCCAGATACAGAAAAGTTCATTGAAATCAATACAGTACGTTTAAATACCTTTCAGGATACTTTAGAGGACTTGGAACAAATTTTATAG
- a CDS encoding AAA family ATPase, producing MSIERLIALANNFSLDEEYIKLSIEKREEFIRRFPLEALDTMTIEEYADTSTRDAFIYWLEHKEVLGGIGGGNASKFGIYRSGNGSYCMGAASKKKALVGEELNDVFRNLRSQIVTNLKLAEQNRIEEIRIDNLMLWPMVMLKILNIYHPDKFFNVYARKVIEPLGKDLHLPSEIVNARPKNYLLMQHLEYKKFMEFEPFKDWDYVTLSEFIWKTYGQKDQFGHWLIEYRYNEGEYLSNFIDQEVISLPIYKTDLSNHIASNGLETSLKEIKDEKEKEALTDFFQMEKGDLIGVKTTYSERQPDGSLKYILKINAVARLKQRALDGYQYDNELGHNLPVEWVEKEEKLLPGYGGFRDRIHKIIKKRHVNVMFSKVVTEAEPTALDNPVTPIINTYTGPLNVIFYGPPGTSKTYSIVKQVVEIIENTTEDVDDKSQYQELLKQGQVRFITFHQSFSYEDFIEGLRSDGNGGFEPMDGTLKRIANEATFEGIKGKIETNNYEKKKEQIKAAFSETAAFDFTNAQRYVLVIDEINRANMSKVFGELITLLEDDKRLTREHETVVQLPYSRELFVLPPNLYLIGTMNTADRSISLLDTALRRRFSFVEMMPKPSLLQPIENIDLPNLLDIVNKRIEVLYDRDHTIGHAYFMNAESEEDIFDILLNKIVPLLQEYFYDDWEKIGLILGGIGDSEEDACIVYREDINFRELFKNSLTPSTFELPIKYRIKKHIKLRDIQRIYE from the coding sequence ATGTCAATAGAAAGGCTTATCGCCTTAGCAAATAATTTTAGCTTAGATGAAGAGTACATAAAATTAAGCATAGAGAAAAGGGAAGAGTTTATTCGCCGTTTCCCCCTCGAAGCGTTAGATACAATGACAATCGAGGAATATGCAGATACATCAACAAGAGATGCGTTTATATATTGGTTAGAGCATAAAGAGGTTCTTGGTGGGATTGGCGGTGGTAACGCTTCTAAGTTTGGAATTTATCGAAGTGGTAATGGTAGTTATTGTATGGGTGCTGCTTCGAAAAAGAAAGCACTCGTTGGCGAAGAGCTAAACGATGTTTTTAGGAATTTACGTAGCCAAATTGTCACTAACCTTAAACTAGCCGAACAAAATAGAATTGAAGAAATAAGAATTGATAACCTGATGTTGTGGCCGATGGTGATGTTAAAAATTCTAAATATATATCACCCTGATAAATTTTTTAATGTTTATGCAAGAAAAGTAATTGAACCTTTAGGAAAAGATCTTCACCTCCCAAGTGAGATAGTAAATGCACGTCCAAAAAATTATCTTTTAATGCAGCACTTAGAATATAAAAAGTTTATGGAATTTGAACCGTTCAAAGATTGGGATTATGTGACGCTTAGTGAATTTATCTGGAAAACATACGGGCAAAAGGATCAGTTTGGCCATTGGCTCATTGAATATCGCTACAACGAAGGCGAATATCTAAGTAACTTCATCGACCAAGAAGTTATTTCTCTCCCAATATACAAAACAGATTTATCAAATCATATTGCGAGTAATGGACTAGAAACGTCACTAAAGGAAATAAAAGATGAAAAAGAAAAAGAGGCACTGACAGATTTTTTTCAAATGGAAAAAGGGGATCTAATCGGAGTTAAAACAACTTATTCTGAAAGACAACCGGATGGTAGTCTCAAATACATTTTAAAAATTAACGCCGTTGCTAGACTAAAACAAAGAGCGCTTGATGGTTATCAATATGACAACGAATTAGGTCATAACCTACCTGTTGAGTGGGTAGAAAAAGAGGAGAAACTTCTACCTGGCTACGGTGGTTTCAGGGATCGTATCCACAAGATTATTAAAAAGAGACATGTGAATGTTATGTTTTCAAAAGTAGTAACTGAAGCAGAGCCAACTGCATTAGATAATCCTGTAACTCCCATTATTAATACTTATACCGGCCCACTTAATGTTATTTTTTATGGCCCACCTGGAACGAGCAAAACCTATAGTATTGTTAAGCAAGTAGTTGAAATTATAGAAAATACAACAGAAGATGTGGATGATAAGAGTCAGTATCAAGAGTTGTTGAAACAAGGTCAAGTTCGATTTATTACGTTTCATCAAAGCTTTTCATATGAAGATTTTATTGAAGGACTTCGTTCAGATGGAAATGGCGGTTTTGAACCAATGGACGGGACGTTGAAACGAATTGCAAATGAGGCAACCTTTGAAGGCATTAAAGGGAAAATTGAAACAAATAATTACGAAAAGAAAAAAGAACAAATTAAAGCAGCCTTCAGTGAAACAGCAGCTTTCGATTTTACAAATGCCCAACGATACGTTCTTGTGATAGATGAAATTAATCGTGCCAATATGTCGAAAGTATTTGGTGAATTAATTACGCTTCTTGAAGATGATAAGCGATTAACAAGAGAACATGAAACGGTGGTCCAACTGCCTTATTCAAGAGAGTTATTTGTTTTACCCCCAAACCTTTATTTAATTGGGACAATGAATACCGCCGATCGCTCGATCTCATTGCTCGACACAGCCTTGCGCCGACGCTTTTCCTTTGTGGAAATGATGCCGAAGCCTTCACTGCTGCAGCCAATTGAGAACATCGATTTACCAAACTTACTAGATATTGTTAACAAAAGAATTGAAGTACTCTATGATCGAGACCATACCATTGGGCATGCGTATTTTATGAACGCTGAATCAGAAGAAGACATTTTTGATATTCTTTTAAATAAAATTGTTCCTCTTCTCCAAGAATACTTTTATGATGATTGGGAAAAAATCGGACTTATTCTTGGTGGAATAGGAGACTCAGAAGAAGATGCTTGCATCGTATATCGTGAAGATATTAATTTCCGTGAGTTATTTAAAAATTCGCTTACACCGTCAACCTTTGAATTACCAATTAAATACCGGATAAAAAAACATATCAAGTTACGGGATATTCAAAGGATTTATGAATAA
- a CDS encoding methyl-accepting chemotaxis protein, with amino-acid sequence MFRKISTKMIVSFTAIIIVILASVSTSTFLFSKNSIENNAEERANATVQEMETITQLYLDKFKVSVDRYSENQIIIDYLRNSLKPGGNDVSGDWTSIERDFKKYLESYPNITLAYFASVDKGMYTFPHVDLPSTFDPTTRPWYESAAAAPDNVIFTDPYIDEATNDYVLTVAKAIVDPSTNKLLGVIANDLSLDSLENIINETIVGYDGYAFLFDNDGVALVHPTERGNNLMDLDFIQSIYNGKNRGYFEYKYSGNDRILAYGTVDQTGWKVGTVYLQDRLLAESSAILKIIMIISVIGLIVALFFIFLLSQTITKPLTKLKEQVNKVAEGDLTVHVQSKSKDEIGELATHFNGMVTNMKNLISSVEETVSEVSLASETLSAMSEETAASSEEVGRGIAEIANGANEQAAEIEAANEKSMLLSSQIESVSEQNHEMNALSKEANETGQQGFTQIETLKSKTNESNEVIESVNKVMSSLVPKIKEIENVMDTINNISEQTNLLALNASIEAARAGDHGKGFAVVANEVRKLAEQSSIATEQVRKTIIGIQEETKNATEAMDRTNKISADQLKVAVDTEEVFRTINDVLKKITKSIETISHDIDSINNAKDDVVASFQNISAVAEESAASSEQITASTEEQIKAIASISESAEALNESSSNLKEMIKVFKTR; translated from the coding sequence ATGTTTCGTAAAATTAGTACTAAAATGATTGTTTCTTTTACAGCTATTATTATTGTGATTTTAGCTAGTGTATCAACATCTACGTTTCTCTTTAGTAAAAATTCAATTGAGAATAATGCAGAGGAACGAGCAAACGCAACTGTACAAGAGATGGAGACGATTACGCAACTATATCTAGATAAATTTAAGGTTAGTGTTGACCGTTATAGCGAAAATCAAATAATTATTGATTATTTAAGAAATTCCCTGAAACCTGGAGGTAACGATGTATCTGGTGATTGGACTAGCATCGAGCGTGATTTTAAGAAGTATTTAGAGTCTTATCCTAATATTACGCTTGCTTACTTTGCTTCAGTAGATAAGGGGATGTACACTTTTCCTCATGTTGATTTGCCGAGTACCTTTGATCCAACTACACGTCCTTGGTACGAAAGTGCTGCAGCAGCACCTGATAACGTAATCTTTACTGATCCGTATATTGACGAAGCTACGAACGATTACGTTTTAACAGTCGCAAAAGCAATTGTCGATCCGAGTACGAATAAGTTATTAGGAGTTATCGCCAATGATTTAAGTTTAGATTCATTAGAAAATATTATTAACGAAACGATTGTTGGCTATGATGGGTATGCTTTTCTTTTTGACAATGATGGAGTCGCTTTAGTTCATCCGACTGAGCGTGGAAATAATTTAATGGACTTAGACTTCATTCAATCAATATATAATGGTAAAAACCGTGGATATTTTGAATATAAGTATTCTGGAAATGATCGTATTCTAGCGTATGGAACAGTAGATCAAACAGGCTGGAAGGTTGGGACTGTTTATTTACAGGACCGATTACTTGCAGAATCAAGTGCAATCTTAAAAATCATTATGATTATTTCAGTAATAGGATTAATAGTTGCACTATTCTTTATCTTCCTATTGTCACAAACGATTACGAAGCCTTTAACTAAATTAAAAGAGCAAGTGAACAAAGTAGCTGAGGGAGATTTAACGGTACATGTTCAATCAAAGTCTAAGGATGAAATAGGTGAGTTAGCTACACATTTTAATGGGATGGTAACTAATATGAAAAACTTAATTTCTTCTGTTGAAGAAACAGTTTCCGAGGTTTCTCTAGCATCTGAGACATTAAGTGCCATGTCAGAAGAAACGGCAGCGTCTAGTGAAGAAGTTGGTCGGGGTATTGCTGAAATTGCGAATGGTGCTAACGAGCAAGCTGCGGAAATTGAAGCAGCCAACGAAAAATCTATGCTTCTTTCTTCTCAAATTGAAAGCGTAAGTGAACAAAATCATGAGATGAATGCTCTATCAAAAGAAGCAAACGAAACTGGCCAGCAAGGATTTACCCAAATAGAAACATTAAAATCAAAAACAAACGAATCAAATGAAGTAATTGAATCTGTAAATAAAGTTATGTCGAGTTTAGTTCCAAAAATTAAAGAAATCGAAAACGTGATGGATACGATTAATAACATTTCAGAGCAAACCAATTTACTTGCTTTAAACGCATCAATTGAAGCTGCTAGAGCAGGTGACCATGGAAAAGGGTTTGCTGTGGTAGCAAATGAAGTTAGAAAGCTAGCAGAGCAATCGTCAATAGCAACAGAACAAGTTCGAAAAACGATTATTGGTATACAAGAAGAAACAAAAAATGCTACCGAGGCTATGGATCGTACTAATAAGATTTCAGCAGATCAATTAAAGGTAGCTGTTGATACAGAAGAAGTGTTCCGCACGATTAACGATGTATTGAAAAAAATTACAAAGTCAATCGAAACAATAAGTCATGATATCGACAGTATCAATAATGCGAAAGACGACGTTGTTGCTTCATTCCAAAATATTTCCGCAGTTGCTGAAGAGTCAGCTGCATCGTCGGAACAAATTACAGCATCAACTGAAGAGCAAATTAAAGCCATTGCTTCGATCTCTGAATCGGCTGAGGCGTTAAATGAATCAAGCAGTAATCTAAAAGAAATGATCAAAGTGTTTAAGACAAGATAG